A portion of the Solea senegalensis isolate Sse05_10M linkage group LG17, IFAPA_SoseM_1, whole genome shotgun sequence genome contains these proteins:
- the si:dkey-1j5.4 gene encoding leucine-rich repeat-containing protein 15 encodes MQRSVWLMLVTLWVSQTVESCPDVCSCSRTSDSQKSAVSCQKKGLDSFPSNLPPDAWILKLGENDITDLQADALNLVPNVESILLEHNAIKTIHPQAFSGAVHLRLLNLERNHITKLPPRGFKDLLNLRFLMLGQNQIGLLKADMFAGMKNLSDLDLPLNSLTSLPPNAFKHLTSLKVLDLSLNVIQRMSPKAFTGLQQLMFLNLDNNSLKTIPAGAFKPLRSLEMLVLDNNLLSSLKPSALDGLDNLQELYLRKNNLEQLLPDVFSNMPKLSQLALSGNRLKTVNGNMFIHMPNLRKLHLHDNPWRCDCNLSSLVQWLKQTKAALSPRTAMRCLSPPELQNKILSSLGDDKLLCHV; translated from the exons ATGCAGCGCTCGGTGTGGTTAATGCTGGTGACCCTGTGGGTGTCACAGACTGTGGAGAGCTGCCCCGACGTGTGTTCATGCTCCAGGACGTCTGATTCACAGAAGTCAGCGGTCAGCTGTCAAAAGAAGGGTCTCGACAGTTTCCCCTCCAATCTGCCTCCAGATGCTTGGATCCTCAAACTTG GTGAGAATGATATCACAGACCTGCAGGCTGATGCTCTGAACTTGGTTCCAAACGTCGAGAGTATCCTCCTGGAACACAACGCCATCAAAACAATCCACCCCCAGGCCTTCTCTGGTGCAGTGCACCTGAGGCTTCTCAATCTGGAGAGGAACCACATCACCAAACTTCCACCTAGAGGATTCAAG GATCTCCTGAACCTTCGCTTCCTTATGCTCGGACAAAACCAGATTGGCCTCCTCAAAGCGGACATGTTTGCTGGCATGAAGAACCTGTCAGATCTTGACCTTCCGCTCAATTCGTTGACCTCGCTCCCACCTAATGCATTCAAGCATCTCACTTCCCTCAAAGTTCTGGACCTTTCTCTGAACGTCATTCAAAGAATGTCCCCAAAGGCCTTCACTGGCCTCCAGCAGCTCATGTTTCTCAACCTGGACAATAACAG TCTGAAGACCATTCCTGCTGGAGCATTCAAGCCCCTGCGATCTCTAGAGATGCTGGTTCTAGATAACAACCTTCTGTCCTCACTGAAGCCGTCAGCTTTGGATGGTCTGGACAACTTGCAG GAACTCTACCTGCGGAAGAACAATCTGGAGCAGCTGCTCCCTGATGTGTTCAGCAACATGCCCAAGCTTTCTCAGCTGGCTCTCAGTGGAAACCGCCTGAAGACTGTGAATGGAAACATGTTCATCCATATGCCGA ACCTGAGGAAGCTGCATCTCCATGACAACCCGTGGCGGTGTGACTGTAACCTCAGCTCCTTGGTGCAGTGGCTGAAGCAGACGAAGGCCGCCCTGTCTCCTCGGACAGCCATGAGATGTCTTAGTCCTCCGGAGCTCCAAAACAAAATCCTCAGCAGTCTCGGCGATGACAAACTGCTCTGTCATGTCTAA